From a single Sphingobium lignivorans genomic region:
- a CDS encoding M28 family metallopeptidase, with protein MNMRRFPLLALCALASATAAHGRDAAVPAPAAAAKEAATLVLPPPARVPPLSLNLLRTITRTLSSDAFEGRAPTTPGEEKTVAYLIDQMQRAGLKPGNKGSWTQEVPLVELTPVRTSALAIEGGKAPLHLAYKTDFVAGTYRVVPRSEITRSEMVFVGYGINAPEKGWNDYAGVDVKGKTVVVLVNDPDYEMEGLDGPFDGRAMTYYGRWTYKFEEAARQGAAGVLLVHDDFPAAYPWGVPLSSWTGPQLGLDLPDGHMDQSAVIGWVTLDAAKRILASAGKDFDQLAEEAKRPGFRARPLGLRASLAVENSIRKQASRNVIGILPGKTRPDEYVLYSAHWDHLGRCEPVDGDDICNGALDNASGTAGLIALAQAHARTGASARSLVFLAVTAEESGLLGSQYYAENPVFPLASTVGGVNIDGLNLSGPTRDVVIVGGGKSQLEAFLARAVEAQGRSILPEPSPEKGSFYRSDHFNFAKRGVPMIYATSGEDMIDGGVAAGRAASEDYTANRYHKPQDEYDPAWNWSGAVQDLQIYYRIGRELATSDQWPNWHPGAEFRTIRDLSRDSAK; from the coding sequence ATGAACATGCGCCGCTTTCCACTCCTGGCCCTTTGCGCGCTCGCAAGCGCCACCGCCGCCCATGGACGGGATGCCGCCGTGCCGGCGCCTGCTGCGGCGGCGAAGGAAGCGGCGACGCTTGTCCTGCCGCCTCCAGCCCGGGTACCGCCCCTCAGCCTCAATCTGCTGCGGACCATCACCAGGACATTGTCCTCCGATGCCTTCGAGGGCCGGGCGCCGACGACGCCGGGGGAAGAGAAGACCGTCGCCTATCTGATCGACCAGATGCAGCGGGCCGGGCTGAAGCCGGGCAACAAGGGAAGCTGGACGCAGGAGGTGCCGCTGGTGGAGCTGACACCCGTCCGCACGAGCGCGCTCGCGATCGAGGGTGGCAAGGCGCCACTGCACCTAGCCTACAAGACGGATTTCGTCGCGGGCACCTATCGCGTCGTTCCCCGCAGCGAGATCACGCGCAGCGAGATGGTATTCGTCGGCTATGGCATCAACGCGCCCGAAAAGGGCTGGAACGATTATGCCGGGGTCGACGTCAAGGGAAAGACCGTCGTCGTCCTCGTCAACGATCCGGACTATGAAATGGAGGGACTGGATGGCCCCTTCGATGGGCGTGCCATGACCTATTATGGCCGCTGGACCTACAAGTTCGAGGAAGCCGCCCGGCAGGGAGCGGCTGGCGTGCTGCTGGTCCATGACGACTTCCCGGCGGCTTATCCCTGGGGCGTGCCCCTCTCCTCCTGGACCGGCCCGCAACTCGGCCTCGATCTGCCCGATGGCCACATGGACCAGTCCGCCGTGATCGGCTGGGTGACATTGGACGCGGCGAAGCGAATCCTGGCGAGCGCCGGCAAGGATTTCGATCAGCTCGCCGAGGAAGCCAAGCGCCCCGGCTTCCGGGCGCGGCCCCTCGGCCTGCGCGCGAGCCTCGCGGTCGAGAACAGCATCCGCAAACAGGCGTCCCGCAATGTCATCGGCATCCTGCCCGGCAAGACGCGTCCCGACGAATATGTCCTCTATTCCGCGCATTGGGACCATCTGGGGCGCTGCGAGCCGGTGGATGGAGACGATATCTGCAATGGCGCACTGGACAATGCCAGCGGCACCGCCGGCCTCATCGCACTAGCGCAGGCCCATGCACGCACCGGTGCCAGTGCGCGCTCCCTCGTCTTCCTCGCCGTCACGGCCGAGGAAAGTGGCCTGCTCGGCTCGCAATATTATGCGGAAAATCCGGTGTTCCCGCTGGCGAGCACGGTAGGCGGCGTGAACATCGACGGCCTGAACCTTTCCGGCCCAACCCGCGACGTAGTGATCGTCGGGGGCGGCAAGTCGCAGCTCGAAGCTTTTCTTGCCCGCGCGGTGGAAGCCCAGGGCCGGAGCATCCTGCCGGAGCCCTCTCCGGAGAAAGGCAGCTTCTACCGCTCCGATCATTTCAACTTCGCCAAGCGCGGCGTGCCCATGATCTATGCGACGAGCGGGGAAGACATGATCGATGGCGGCGTTGCTGCAGGACGCGCGGCCAGCGAGGACTACACGGCCAACCGCTATCACAAGCCGCAGGATGAATATGATCCTGCGTGGAACTGGTCGGGCGCCGTGCAGGACCTGCAGATCTATTATCGGATCGGCCGCGAGCTTGCGACCAGCGATCAGTGGCCGAACTGGCACCCGGGCGCGGAATTCCGGACGATTCGAGACCTGAGTCGAGATAGCGCGAAGTAA
- a CDS encoding KpsF/GutQ family sugar-phosphate isomerase, which produces MATRHHRAREQSLSNQAEILDAGRAAILQEAQGLTALVTALDHCFVQAVDAILNVERRVIVTGIGKSGHIGRKIAATFAATGTASFFLHASEAAHGDLGMVTTGDLLLMLSNSGFSPELRPLLAYARRNGVPVIGIVSKPHSPLGRASDIMLQLPDAPEACPVRIAPTTSTTMMLALGDALALAVMQRRGLTRTDIAQWHPGGEIGSRIAPIDEIVACGEPLPLVRWDAPMRDIVFEMTSGGKGVAGVIGEDGRLIGVITDGDLRRAFDQVLTARAVDIMTPDPITVPSGTPVEEVLTLMNNAKITVLFVTEVDDPARPIAIAHIHDLVP; this is translated from the coding sequence ATGGCGACCCGCCATCATCGCGCCAGGGAACAATCGCTCTCCAATCAGGCAGAAATACTGGACGCCGGCCGTGCGGCTATTCTTCAGGAAGCGCAGGGGCTCACCGCCCTCGTGACCGCGCTGGACCATTGTTTCGTGCAGGCCGTCGACGCGATCCTGAATGTCGAGCGCCGGGTCATTGTCACGGGCATCGGCAAGTCAGGTCATATTGGCCGGAAGATCGCGGCGACGTTTGCGGCGACGGGCACGGCCTCCTTCTTTCTTCATGCGAGCGAGGCCGCGCACGGCGATCTTGGGATGGTCACCACGGGCGACCTTCTGCTTATGCTCTCCAACAGTGGCTTCTCGCCCGAGCTGCGCCCTCTTCTCGCTTATGCCCGCCGCAACGGCGTGCCGGTGATCGGCATCGTCTCGAAGCCGCATTCGCCGCTTGGCCGCGCGTCCGACATCATGCTGCAGCTGCCCGATGCGCCGGAGGCCTGCCCGGTCCGGATCGCCCCCACCACGTCCACGACCATGATGCTGGCTCTGGGCGACGCACTGGCCCTTGCCGTTATGCAGCGCCGGGGCCTGACGCGTACCGACATCGCGCAATGGCACCCTGGTGGGGAGATCGGCTCGCGTATCGCACCGATCGACGAGATCGTCGCGTGCGGTGAGCCCCTGCCCCTTGTGCGCTGGGACGCGCCCATGCGCGACATCGTTTTCGAAATGACATCCGGCGGCAAGGGTGTCGCCGGTGTCATTGGCGAGGACGGCCGCCTGATCGGTGTCATCACGGACGGCGACCTGCGCCGCGCGTTCGATCAGGTGCTGACCGCTCGCGCCGTCGACATCATGACTCCCGATCCGATCACGGTGCCAAGTGGAACGCCGGTTGAAGAAGTGCTGACGCTGATGAACAACGCGAAGATCACCGTGCTGTTCGTCACGGAGGTGGACGACCCGGCCCGGCCGATCGCCATCGCCCATATTCACGACCTGGTGCCCTGA
- a CDS encoding 3-deoxy-manno-octulosonate cytidylyltransferase family protein, translating into MTTAGSLDPEALARAKTVIVIPARYQSRRFPGKPLAVLRQDGVAAKPLIRWSHDAASAVTNAQAVLVATDDVRIAEAVHAFGGLVLMTPESCANGTERVAACLEQLPGAELLVNFQGDALLTPSPFVEALIAHMERHPEAQAGTVAVRCSAETFRHLAEDAAQGRVGGTTVVVNDRSEALYFSKRILPYLPAGRMPDDDMPVLLHLGLYAYRRAALEHYVDKGATMLETVEGLEQLRFLVAGMPVTVLTLDEPGFPMVEINNPSDIAIVEGILASRDRP; encoded by the coding sequence ATGACCACCGCCGGTTCGCTCGATCCTGAGGCCCTCGCCCGTGCGAAGACCGTCATCGTCATTCCGGCGCGTTACCAGTCGAGACGCTTTCCCGGCAAGCCGCTGGCCGTGCTGCGACAGGATGGCGTCGCCGCCAAGCCCCTGATCCGCTGGAGCCATGACGCCGCATCCGCGGTAACCAATGCGCAGGCGGTTCTGGTGGCCACGGATGACGTGCGCATTGCCGAGGCCGTTCACGCGTTCGGCGGTCTCGTGCTCATGACGCCGGAAAGCTGCGCCAATGGGACAGAGCGTGTCGCGGCCTGCCTCGAACAGCTCCCCGGTGCCGAGTTGCTGGTCAATTTCCAGGGCGATGCCTTGCTGACGCCGTCGCCCTTCGTCGAGGCGCTGATCGCGCATATGGAACGCCACCCCGAGGCGCAGGCAGGCACCGTCGCGGTGCGCTGCTCGGCGGAAACCTTCCGCCATCTCGCGGAAGATGCAGCGCAGGGCCGCGTCGGCGGCACGACCGTGGTGGTGAACGATCGTAGCGAGGCGCTCTATTTCTCGAAGCGCATCCTCCCCTACCTGCCGGCGGGCCGCATGCCGGACGATGACATGCCGGTGCTTCTGCATCTCGGCCTTTACGCCTATCGGCGCGCCGCGCTGGAGCATTATGTCGACAAGGGTGCCACCATGCTCGAGACGGTCGAGGGTCTCGAGCAACTGCGGTTCTTGGTAGCGGGCATGCCGGTGACCGTGCTGACGCTGGATGAACCGGGCTTCCCGATGGTCGAGATCAACAACCCCAGTGACATCGCTATCGTCGAGGGGATATTGGCGAGCCGCGACAGGCCCTAG
- a CDS encoding alpha/beta hydrolase, with product MIVRQGTARDWPGTGRLRGWLVLPLALCLSLGGCGISRQILYSPDPVSATEPAWIGPAPQSVDVRTSDGLVLEGLYWPASKGSNDDIIIFFHGRNWTLNRSGRSAQYLAGDDMAVLVASYRGFSGNAGHPSERGLLRDAAAFIETARSLAGPKARVWLIGHSIGAAVAMHAAAQDGHVNGVIAMSSFVRVQESAPRIARAFIPDDWDNLAALESLSIPLIVIQGGLDRFIAPDSGDTLFSAYHGPSSLVMGVNARHNPDMEVLAPWLHQAISTMRSGSLESLPHPPAGWVEKVRRP from the coding sequence ATGATTGTCCGCCAAGGGACTGCCCGCGACTGGCCGGGCACCGGACGCCTCAGGGGATGGCTCGTCCTGCCGCTGGCGCTTTGCCTCTCTCTCGGGGGCTGCGGCATCTCGCGCCAAATCCTCTATTCGCCCGATCCGGTATCGGCGACCGAGCCCGCGTGGATCGGGCCCGCGCCGCAATCGGTCGATGTGCGGACGAGCGACGGCCTTGTGCTCGAGGGTCTCTACTGGCCCGCGTCGAAAGGCAGCAATGACGACATCATCATATTCTTCCACGGTCGGAACTGGACCCTGAACCGGAGCGGGCGAAGCGCCCAGTATCTGGCCGGGGATGACATGGCCGTTCTGGTGGCGTCCTATCGCGGCTTCAGCGGCAATGCCGGGCATCCAAGCGAGCGAGGCCTGCTGCGCGATGCCGCCGCATTCATCGAGACGGCGCGCAGCCTTGCCGGCCCGAAAGCGCGCGTGTGGCTCATCGGCCATTCGATCGGCGCGGCCGTGGCCATGCATGCGGCGGCGCAGGATGGGCATGTCAACGGCGTCATCGCCATGAGCAGCTTCGTGCGCGTGCAGGAATCCGCGCCCCGTATCGCCCGCGCGTTCATTCCGGATGACTGGGATAATCTGGCCGCCCTCGAGTCCCTGTCCATCCCGCTCATCGTTATCCAGGGCGGCCTCGACCGCTTCATAGCACCGGACAGCGGAGACACGCTGTTTTCCGCCTATCATGGCCCGTCGAGTCTGGTCATGGGCGTGAATGCGCGTCACAATCCGGACATGGAAGTGCTCGCGCCCTGGCTTCATCAGGCGATCTCAACCATGCGCAGCGGCTCGCTCGAGAGCCTGCCCCATCCCCCGGCCGGTTGGGTGGAGAAGGTCCGGCGCCCATGA
- a CDS encoding capsule biosynthesis protein, with protein MNGATSPAPLAVARAIMAVPPFPGAKPHPVVQARSEGGPAPSASPAQLIAALREHRVGGSFWLPESVWSTPDEAVSGSGADPVLLLAAIAGKRIRSESEGPFAILSGMEPGSPDAECRIEDLVDRYLLRDVAYADPFTGDPANPVALIDSLAGWRDLIDANRPLAAAFGFAHWKRDTVAPLLWGGHAVPFRSASRSALDALPPGAAVAVWKARVPAAFLAELEYGPWRILEVEDGFIRSAGLGADCVPPLSIVVDDLGVHYDPSRPSRLEEMLARDDTSPADRARAQRLCAWLVREGVSKYGVGGGAAVPRLGGSKRHILVVGQVEDDRSVLSGGGDVRSNLELLRRVRRDAPDAWIVYRPHPDVEAGHRRGAIPAPAALSLADAIDAESPISGLIAMSDEVHVITSLAGFEALLQGRTVVTHGTPFFAGWGLTRDLAAPVSRRGKPLSIDALAAAVLLRYPRYLDPVTNLPCPAEIVVRRLLSGVQRENIALVQSRRLVGWARRAFAQLVGTR; from the coding sequence ATGAACGGCGCGACCTCTCCTGCCCCTCTGGCCGTCGCGCGCGCCATCATGGCCGTGCCGCCCTTCCCGGGCGCCAAGCCGCATCCGGTGGTGCAAGCGCGCAGCGAAGGCGGGCCGGCCCCGAGCGCTTCTCCCGCACAACTGATCGCCGCCCTGCGGGAGCATCGGGTCGGCGGTTCGTTCTGGCTGCCCGAAAGCGTCTGGTCCACGCCGGATGAGGCCGTTTCCGGGTCTGGCGCCGATCCGGTGCTCCTGCTGGCCGCCATCGCCGGAAAACGCATCCGCAGCGAGAGTGAAGGACCGTTCGCGATCCTCTCGGGCATGGAGCCCGGTTCACCCGATGCGGAATGCCGCATCGAGGATCTGGTGGACCGCTATCTGTTGCGCGATGTCGCTTATGCCGACCCGTTCACGGGCGATCCCGCCAATCCCGTTGCGCTCATCGACAGTCTCGCGGGCTGGCGCGACCTCATCGATGCCAACCGCCCGCTTGCCGCTGCCTTCGGCTTCGCGCACTGGAAGCGGGACACGGTGGCGCCGCTGCTCTGGGGCGGGCATGCCGTTCCCTTCAGAAGTGCCAGCCGCAGTGCCCTGGACGCATTGCCGCCCGGCGCCGCCGTGGCCGTCTGGAAAGCGCGCGTGCCGGCGGCCTTTCTCGCCGAGCTTGAGTACGGGCCCTGGCGCATCCTCGAAGTCGAGGATGGGTTCATCCGGTCTGCGGGCCTCGGCGCAGACTGCGTACCTCCGCTCTCGATCGTGGTGGATGATCTTGGCGTCCATTATGATCCGTCGCGGCCGAGCCGGCTGGAAGAGATGCTCGCGCGCGACGACACCTCCCCGGCCGATCGCGCGCGTGCGCAGCGCCTGTGCGCCTGGCTGGTGCGCGAGGGCGTCAGCAAATATGGCGTCGGCGGTGGCGCTGCGGTCCCGCGCCTCGGCGGAAGCAAGCGGCACATTCTCGTGGTCGGCCAGGTGGAGGATGATCGGTCCGTCCTTTCGGGCGGCGGCGATGTCCGCTCCAATCTCGAATTGCTGCGGCGTGTGCGCCGGGATGCGCCGGATGCATGGATCGTCTATCGGCCTCACCCCGATGTGGAGGCCGGCCATCGCCGCGGCGCCATCCCCGCGCCGGCGGCCCTGAGCCTCGCCGACGCGATCGATGCGGAGAGCCCGATCAGCGGCCTCATCGCGATGAGCGACGAAGTCCATGTCATCACCTCGCTGGCGGGCTTCGAGGCGCTGTTGCAGGGACGAACCGTCGTCACGCACGGCACGCCGTTCTTCGCAGGCTGGGGCCTGACGCGGGATCTCGCCGCGCCCGTGTCCCGCCGCGGCAAGCCCCTTTCCATCGATGCGCTCGCGGCGGCCGTGCTGCTACGCTATCCCCGCTATCTCGACCCTGTGACAAATTTGCCCTGCCCGGCGGAAATTGTCGTCCGGCGATTGCTCTCTGGTGTTCAGCGCGAAAATATTGCACTAGTTCAGTCACGCCGGTTGGTTGGGTGGGCCAGACGCGCATTTGCGCAACTTGTGGGAACAAGATGA
- a CDS encoding capsular biosynthesis protein, which produces MAQLRKIDVHVFEEGYIRPDWLTLEPSGVNGNSSLSRDPRWYLEAAKKLPPLPDRPPITASFRRRARDAYRYYSQVVLKRPFYPFYTSHRRGSLLLEGFGWLYKFAREKADENHAAKIVARLPEAPYFLFPLQLSNDYQIREHSPFQNMAEAVDYVLYSFARRAPQHVRLLVKEHPLDANFLSWRRRIEARARRLGIADRVMHIAGGDLSLLTEDACGMVTVNSTSATLALAAGVPTMALGKAIYDIPQLTHQGRLDDFWTRPQAPNARLFDAFRRVLYDRCLIYGGLASQSATEILVESAVERLAGDRVSHWAPELIRA; this is translated from the coding sequence ATGGCGCAGCTCCGCAAGATCGATGTTCATGTTTTCGAGGAAGGCTATATCCGTCCGGACTGGCTGACGCTGGAACCGAGCGGCGTCAACGGCAACTCGTCGCTTTCCCGCGACCCCAGATGGTACCTCGAAGCCGCGAAGAAGCTCCCTCCTCTGCCCGATCGCCCACCGATCACCGCCAGCTTCCGCCGCCGGGCGCGCGACGCCTATCGTTATTATTCCCAGGTTGTCCTGAAGCGGCCATTCTATCCCTTCTACACATCCCATCGCCGGGGATCGCTGCTGCTCGAGGGCTTTGGCTGGCTCTACAAATTCGCGCGCGAAAAGGCGGATGAGAATCATGCCGCGAAGATCGTCGCCCGCCTGCCGGAAGCGCCTTATTTTCTCTTCCCGCTCCAGCTTTCCAACGACTACCAGATCCGCGAGCACTCACCGTTCCAGAACATGGCGGAAGCGGTCGACTATGTGCTCTACAGTTTCGCGCGCCGGGCGCCGCAACATGTGCGTCTTCTCGTCAAGGAACATCCGCTCGATGCGAACTTCCTCAGCTGGCGGCGGCGCATCGAGGCGCGGGCACGGCGCCTGGGCATTGCGGACAGGGTGATGCATATCGCCGGCGGGGACCTGTCCCTGCTGACGGAAGATGCCTGTGGGATGGTGACCGTGAACAGCACATCCGCCACGCTGGCACTGGCGGCTGGCGTTCCCACCATGGCACTGGGCAAGGCGATTTACGACATTCCCCAGCTCACACATCAGGGCCGGCTCGACGATTTCTGGACGCGCCCGCAGGCGCCCAATGCCCGGCTGTTCGACGCCTTCCGGCGCGTCCTGTATGATCGCTGCCTCATCTATGGCGGTCTGGCCAGCCAGTCGGCCACGGAAATCCTCGTGGAATCGGCAGTCGAACGCCTCGCGGGCGATCGCGTAAGCCACTGGGCGCCGGAGCTTATCCGGGCGTGA
- a CDS encoding glycosyltransferase family 4 protein gives MQSGDGTEILLDVSRLVWRAWEGLFPTGIDRTCLAYVRHFRERARAVVQRGGLTRVLTRRDSVRLFDLLLAQGGEVRSRLLATLPGALMGSPGKRNAANRIYLNVGHTGLDRPGHAAWLERTGVKPIYFVHDLIPLTHPEYCRPGEPEKHLRRMTSLLHHGAGVIGNSRDTLHELAVFAGLQRTLRLPPSLMAPLGVAAPAMPEKGPVPLLPGRPYFVMVGTIEARKNHLLILNIWAQMARRLGAACPQLVIIGQRGWECEQTVDMLERSEAIRGHVIELSRCDDAALIAYMRGARALLFPSFAEGYGLPLVEALACGTPAIASDLPVFRELAGEIPDYLSPIDGLGWARLIEDYALENSPSRASQLGRLSGWEPPRWEAHFAKVDHWLEFLITPG, from the coding sequence ATGCAAAGCGGAGATGGCACTGAAATCCTCCTGGACGTCAGCCGGCTCGTCTGGCGGGCATGGGAAGGTCTGTTCCCGACGGGGATCGACCGGACGTGTCTCGCTTATGTACGACATTTCCGGGAGCGTGCCCGGGCCGTGGTGCAGCGGGGCGGGCTCACGCGTGTCCTGACACGGCGGGATTCAGTGCGGCTCTTCGATCTGCTGCTCGCTCAGGGCGGTGAGGTGCGTTCCCGATTGCTGGCGACGCTCCCGGGGGCTCTCATGGGGAGCCCGGGAAAGCGGAATGCCGCCAACCGGATTTACCTCAATGTCGGTCATACGGGGCTGGATCGGCCGGGTCATGCCGCCTGGCTGGAACGGACCGGCGTGAAGCCCATCTACTTCGTGCATGATCTCATTCCCCTGACTCATCCCGAATATTGCCGTCCCGGCGAACCCGAGAAGCATCTCCGGCGCATGACCTCGCTCCTGCATCATGGCGCGGGCGTGATCGGCAACAGCCGGGATACACTCCACGAACTCGCCGTCTTCGCGGGTCTGCAGCGAACATTGCGCTTGCCGCCGTCGCTGATGGCGCCGCTGGGTGTGGCCGCGCCGGCTATGCCCGAGAAGGGGCCTGTACCGCTCCTGCCGGGGCGTCCCTATTTTGTGATGGTCGGGACCATCGAGGCGCGCAAGAATCACCTCCTGATCCTGAATATCTGGGCGCAGATGGCGCGGCGACTGGGGGCAGCCTGCCCGCAACTCGTCATCATCGGGCAGCGCGGCTGGGAATGCGAGCAGACGGTCGACATGCTCGAGCGCAGTGAGGCGATCCGGGGGCATGTGATCGAGCTTTCCCGTTGCGACGATGCCGCGCTGATCGCCTATATGCGCGGTGCGCGCGCGCTTCTCTTTCCTTCGTTCGCGGAAGGCTATGGCTTGCCGCTGGTCGAGGCGCTAGCCTGTGGTACGCCGGCAATTGCAAGCGATCTGCCCGTTTTCCGCGAGCTTGCCGGCGAAATTCCCGATTATCTGAGCCCGATCGATGGTCTCGGCTGGGCCCGGCTGATCGAGGATTATGCGCTGGAGAATAGCCCCTCGCGCGCCAGCCAGCTCGGTCGTCTTTCAGGCTGGGAGCCGCCCCGCTGGGAAGCTCACTTCGCGAAAGTCGACCACTGGCTGGAGTTCCTTATCACGCCCGGATAA